One Vicinamibacterales bacterium genomic window, GGACCCGTCCTCTCCCCCCGCGGCCTGTCATCGGACGGAAGGCCGCCGCCGGGAGGCTTCGCCCGGACAGCGCGGCGCGGCGCGAGATCCGGGGATCGGCCGCCGCGGCCCGGTCCGTCGCACTGGGCTCCGGTTCGGAAGCCCTCACCAAGTCGCCCTGCGCGCCGGCCCGGTCCACGTCGGCCTCCGTGCCTGCCTGCGGCGCGAGATCCGGGGATCGGCCGCTGCGACCCGGTCCGTCACACTGGGCTCCGGTTCGGAAGCCCTCACCAAGTCGCCCTGCGCGCCAGCCCGGTCCACGTCGGTCTCCGTGCCTGCCTGCGGCGCGAGATCCGGGGATCGGCCGCTGCGACCCGGTCCGTCGCACTGGGCTCCGGTTCGGAAGCCCTCACCACGTCGCCCTGCGCGCCGGCCCGGTCCACGTCGGCCTCCGTGCCTGCCTGCGGCGCGAGATCCGGGGATCGGCCGCCGCGACCCGGTCCGTCGCACTGGGCTCCGGTTCGGAAGACCTCACCAAGTCGCCCTGCGCGCCGGCCCGGTCCACGTCGGCCTCCGTGCCTGCCGCGCGGTGAGCGAGGCCGAGCCACGGGTCTCGCCAAGCGCGGCGTAGACCGCCCACCTGCGTCAGGGCATCGAGCCGGACGGCCCGCGGCCGACGGCCCTCGGTCTGGCCCGGCGTTTGCCCTTCGGATGGGTATGCTCCCATTCTGCCCTGCCAGGCTCGACGCGACCGATTATGTGGGTCGGCACCGATATTCATTGACGCTGTGCACGGCCGACGCCATCCGCGCCTTCTGCCATCCGCCCATCGTCTCCCGAACGTTGTCGCAGTTGCGGACACATGCGGCGGCACAACACTTTGCCGTATCTGCGTACTGCTTCCTGCCCGCCCGCATCTGCCTGGTCATCGTCGGCACAAAAGACGATGCGGATCTGAAGAAGATGATCTTCCAGTTCAGGCAGGCGGCGGCGCTCGGATACTGGCAGGCCACGGGCTTCATTCTGTGGCAGAGCGGCTACTTCGTGCAGGTGCTGCACGACGAACAGGAAGCGCTGGCGATGTGCCGCACGGTGATTACCGCCCCCATCCGCGCAGGCCTCACGCGGATGGTCGGCCAGTACCCATTCGCAGGGTCCGACGTCTACCGCCTGGCAGATCTCGAGGACCGATCAGACCAGCATGCATGCTGGTATTGATACTGGTATCATTGGCGACATGGCGAAGGTGAAGAAGGTCACGGTCGACCTCCCTGACGACCTCCTGCGCCGCGCGCAGAAATCGACCGGGCAGGGCATCACGGCCACCATTCGGACCGGGCTGCAACTCGTGGCGGCCACGACCGCCTACGACGAACTCCGCCGACTGCGCGGCCGCGTCAGGGTCTCGGTGGACTGGCAGGCATTGCGCGAGGACCGATGATCGCCCTCGACACGAGTTCGATCGTCGCGTTCCTGAGGGACGAACCTGGCAGCGACGTCGAAGCCATCGCGGTGGCGCTGACAGAGCATCAGGCCTGTCTGGCGCCTGCCGTGCTCGCCGAGTTGCTCAGCGATCCGCGCCTGCCGGCGCGCGTCGCATCCTTGTTCCGGCGCTTGCCGCTGCTGTCGGTATCGGACGGCTACTGGGAGAGAGTCGGCGCGTTGCGGGCGGCCGTCATAGCCCGGGGCCGGACGGCGCGACTGGCCGACGCCCTGATTGCACAGACGTGCCTCGACCACGAAGTTGCGCTGGTGACGCGCGATGCCGATTTCCGCAACTTCGCCCTCGTTCGGCCCTTGAAGCTCCCCTGAACCCTCACTCGAGACGCATGGTGTATCCTTCAGCGTGTTCTCGATCGTTCGTGCACACGCCGCGCAGTTCATCCCGGTGACAGGCAGCGATACGCTCGAACTGCGAGTCGAGGGCTCAGACAAGGCATGCCTCCACGGGGGATGGTGCGATCTCCCACGATCCCGGGTTCAGGGGCCCGGATTCAGGCGTCACCAACCAAGGGTCACCAACCAATTGACTCCCCTGTCGCGCGGGACTAATGTATTGCCCTTACGGCTCAACCATTTCGGGAGGACACTCATGCGCAAGTTGACTCGTGGCCCGTGGTTGTTCGCGGCCCTGGCCATCCTGCTCGTTGCGGGTTCGGCGGCTGCCCAGAGCAAGCGTCCGACGGTCGCGCTCCTGGACTTCGACTTCGGCTCCGTCCAGCACTGGTGGAGCGGCAACCAGGACATCGGCCAGGGCATTTCCGACCTGATCGTCGACGGCCTCGTCGAGGACGGCACCTATCGGGTCATCGAGCGGAAGAAGCTCGGCGCGATTCTCGCCGAGCAGAACTTCTCGAACAGCGACCGCGCCGACCCGAGCGCGTCCCAGATTGCCAAGATTGGCAAGGCGCTGGGCGTGAAGTACCTGATTGTCGGCTCCATCACGAAGTTCGGGATGGAGAACAAGGACATGAAGATTGGCGGCGGCGGCTGGGGCGGTGGACGGTTCGGCCTCGGTGAGGTGGGCACGAAGAAGGGCAAGGCCAACGTGGGGATCACCGCCCGCATGATCGACACGTCCTCCGGCGAAATCATGGCGAGTGCGAAGGGCGATGGCACGTCCAGCCGCAGCGGCCTGCTCCTCGGCGGCGCCGGCAACCACGCCGCGGGCGAGTTCCAGATCGGCTCCTCGGATTTCCGCGACACGATTCTCGGCGAAGCGACCGAGCTCGCCGTCAAACAGGTCGTCGCGAAGCTCATCGCCTCCCGGAACCGGCTCGAGTAAGGACTGTCGGTCGAGGCCAGTCACTCGTTGCGCGTGGGTCACGGGGCTGCCACCACCAGCGTGGCAGCCCGGTCCACAGGCAACCATCGCCTATCCGCCAGCCACGTCCCGACACCTACTGTCCGCCCGCCATCACGCCGATAATGCTCCCAGAAAGCGTATTGTTGGCACTATGCGGATCGGACGCCACGAGGTGTTGCTCATCGTGGGCCTGTTCTTCGCGCTGATGGTCACGTTCTCGAGGCAGACGTCGCGCCTGCTCGAGGCGACCCGCCAGTTCGAAGGCACATACGGCCTGGGCCTGCTGGCCGGATTGGCGATTGCCGCCATCACGCTCGTCCTCTTCGTTCAGGGCCGGCGGAGGGAACTCCAGCAGCGCGCCTCGGTGGCCGCCAGCGAGGCGATGGCCGCGCAGGAGCGCGCCAGGGAGTTGGAGCGCCTCGTCAACTTCTGG contains:
- a CDS encoding PIN domain-containing protein — protein: MIALDTSSIVAFLRDEPGSDVEAIAVALTEHQACLAPAVLAELLSDPRLPARVASLFRRLPLLSVSDGYWERVGALRAAVIARGRTARLADALIAQTCLDHEVALVTRDADFRNFALVRPLKLP
- a CDS encoding CsgG/HfaB family protein — its product is MRKLTRGPWLFAALAILLVAGSAAAQSKRPTVALLDFDFGSVQHWWSGNQDIGQGISDLIVDGLVEDGTYRVIERKKLGAILAEQNFSNSDRADPSASQIAKIGKALGVKYLIVGSITKFGMENKDMKIGGGGWGGGRFGLGEVGTKKGKANVGITARMIDTSSGEIMASAKGDGTSSRSGLLLGGAGNHAAGEFQIGSSDFRDTILGEATELAVKQVVAKLIASRNRLE